The following proteins are encoded in a genomic region of Streptomyces lunaelactis:
- a CDS encoding HAD family hydrolase, which translates to MTSTVPASLTRSAAGSALQAVFLDMDGTLVDTEGFWWDAEVEVFADLGHVLHESWRDVVVGGPMTRSAGYLIEATGADITLAELTVLLNDRFEDRIGRGVPMMPGAAKLLAELAAHNVPTALVSASHRRIIDRVLASLGPQNFALSVAGDEVPRTKPHPDPYLLAADGLSADPARCAVIEDTATGVASAEAAGCRVVAVPSVAPIAPADGRVIVRSLEEVDLVFLRTLITTMN; encoded by the coding sequence ATGACCAGTACGGTCCCCGCGTCCTTGACCCGTTCGGCCGCAGGTTCTGCCCTGCAGGCCGTCTTCCTCGACATGGACGGCACCCTCGTGGACACCGAAGGCTTCTGGTGGGACGCGGAGGTGGAGGTCTTCGCCGACCTCGGCCATGTCCTGCACGAGTCATGGCGGGACGTGGTGGTCGGCGGTCCCATGACGCGCAGCGCCGGCTATCTCATCGAGGCCACTGGCGCCGACATCACCCTCGCCGAGCTCACCGTGCTGCTCAACGACCGCTTCGAGGACCGCATCGGGCGCGGAGTGCCGATGATGCCGGGCGCAGCCAAGCTGCTCGCCGAGCTCGCCGCGCACAATGTGCCCACCGCGCTGGTCTCCGCCTCCCACCGCCGCATCATCGACCGCGTCCTGGCCTCGCTCGGTCCGCAGAACTTCGCTCTCTCGGTCGCAGGTGACGAGGTGCCGCGTACGAAGCCGCACCCCGACCCGTATCTGCTCGCGGCCGACGGCCTGAGCGCCGACCCGGCGAGATGCGCCGTCATCGAGGACACGGCGACCGGTGTGGCCTCGGCCGAGGCGGCAGGGTGCCGGGTGGTGGCCGTACCGTCCGTGGCGCCGATCGCGCCCGCCGACGGCCGCGTGATCGTACGCTCGCTCGAAGAAGTCGACCTTGTTTTCCTGCGCACCCTGATCACCACGATGAACTGA